In Labrus bergylta chromosome 1, fLabBer1.1, whole genome shotgun sequence, one genomic interval encodes:
- the ccdc175 gene encoding coiled-coil domain-containing protein 175, translating to MASCLVPDFPAVMVALEHLKELDKQLKEVSFSSEASLHLTEITAAITELEGERSATHEHLEVETIENSKLRHQINNRSERISQEIMADVAAARASNADEIKQLHQDLHKVIQLQDRTVKRQEALLSQNEGLYPEREKVKAEHEEIIAALNNQITLKYRLQNKLDQTLEHIEELRSSIAAVKQDGETVQQNMMLEREAFSIKKDSLSKEENQTEEQITQQKQTVSTCRGELDRVNDKNMESNAHLGELTVGVAKLESSLRRLTDSQCQYKKQLEGETQKHKDLKQERETLKKKLSELKEEFSVAIQQLKEEIAIVEGKIDEGHTSRLLCQDSLAQIYEIFKCQQDKENEVRTEYFHASQELERSKLQMEERIASIVKHSKEINEMDKQIRELSDDCTINKRVFKRNQEEICGNVDTEKKNIGHFEEDKRRLKKLLEESKRKQEEHMQKMANYISSTRKRYEELQQEKAVLHQRQPKSVDENLMISYTDHCEVEYQQKETKLHQDIEQCIAETEIIMSSNMEKQREMEEKEGELKEVEESWGEEKSRHQKLKLLTSELCRNKNYLELSIEGMKEKTGSLLQPKVEMKAELGELHVSHMDVLDKQASELRAVEVSIYDNRVKLEQVSMENSRLHLRIRQMTGDVTRARGDKERYWQEVQQYKQKMSSLFESLQDAWREDLLATQDFQRSNRGLCMSLAAMLDHLKSRRQQLGTVSTLLHQQMLNFSKRLGDKATVEQQI from the coding sequence ATGGCTTCATGTCTGGTCCCCGACTTCCCGGCCGTCATGGTTGCTTTGGAGCATCTAAAGGAGCTGGACAAGCAGCTAAAAGAGGTTTCTTTTTCAAGTGAAGCCAGCCTCCACCTGACTGAGATAACTGCAGCTATCACTGAGCTGGAGGGGGAACGGAGTGCTACCCATGAGCATTTAGAGGTGGAAACTATAGAAAACAGTAAGCTTAGACACCAAATTAACAACAGGAGTGAAAGAATAAGTCAGGAAATCATGGCTGACGTGGCAGCAGCCCGCGCATCCAATGCAGATGAGATAAAGCAGCTGCACCAAGAcctccacaaagttatccagCTACAAGACAGAACCGTGAAGAGACAAGAAGCCCTTTTGAGCCAAAATGAAGGCCTGTACCCAGAGCGAGAGAAGGTGAAGGCTGAACATGAAGAGATCATAGCGGCTCTTAACAATCAAATCACCCTAAAGTATCGCTTGCAGAATAAGCTGGATCAGACATTAGAGCATATAGAGGAGCTCAGGTCCTCCATAGCTGCAGTGAAACAGGACGGAGAAACAGTGCAGCAAAATATGATGCTGGAGAGAGAGGCTTTTTCCATCAAGAAAGACAGCCTGTCAAAAGAAGAGAACCAGACTGAAGAGCAAATAACGCAGCAGAAGCAAACAGTCAGTACGTGCAGGGGGGAGTTAGACAGAGTTAATGATAAGAACATGGAAAGTAATGCACATTTGGGTGAGCTCACAGTTGGAGTGGCAAAGCTGGAGAGCAGTTTAAGAAGATTGACTGACTCTCAGTGCCAGTACAAGAAACAGCTGGAGGGGGAGACCCAAAAACATAAAGACTtaaaacaggaaagagaaacactgaagaaaaaaTTAAGcgagttaaaggaagaattcaGCGTTGCAATCCAACAGCTTAAAGAGGAAATCGCCATAGTTGAAGGTAAAATAGACGAGGGTCACACATCGAGATTACTCTGTCAGGACTCACTTGCACAAATCTATGAGATCTTCAAGTGCCAGCAGGATAAAGAGAATGAAGTCAGGACAGAATATTTCCACGCCTCACAGGAGCTGGAGCGATCCAAGCTGCAGATGGAGGAGCGCATCGCCTCCATTGTCAAACACAGCAAAGAGATAAACGAGATGGACAAGCAGATCAGAGAGCTCTCGGATGACTGCACGATCAATAAGCGCGTGTTCAAGAGGAATCAGGAAGAGATTTGTGGTAATGTGgatacagagaagaagaacattgGCCACTTTGAGGAGGATAAGAGGAGGCTGAAAAAACTATTGGAGGAGTCAAAAAGGAAGCAGGAAGAGCACATGCAGAAAATGGCAAATTACATCAGTAGCACCAGGAAGAGATATGAGGAGCTTCAACAAGAGAAGGCTGTACTTCACCAGCGACAGCCCAAGAGCGTGGATGAAAACTTGATGATTAGCTATACGGACCACTGTGAGGTGGAGTACCAACAGAAAGAGACCAAACTCCATCAGGACATAGAGCAGTGCATTGCAGAGACTGAGATCATCATGAGCAGCAACATGGAGAAGCAGAGGGAGAtggaagagaaagagggggagctgaaggaggtggaggaaagTTGGGGTGAAGAGAAGTCGAGACACCAGAAGCTGAAGTTGTTGACCTCCGAGCTttgtagaaataaaaactatCTTGAGCTGTCGATTGAGGGGATGAAGGAGAAAACCGGATCCCTCCTTCAGCCAAAAGTGGAAATGAAGGCTGAGCTGGGGGAGCTGCATGTGAGTCACATGGATGTGCTCGACAAACAGGCCTCAGAGTTGAGAGCAGTAGAGGTGAGCATCTATGATAATAGAGTGAAACTGGAGCAGGTCAGCATGGAGAACAGCAGGCTGCATCTCCGTATCAGACAGATGACAGGGGATGTTACCAGAGCCAGGGGGGACAAAGAGCGGTACTGGCAGGAGGTCCAGCAGTACAAGCAGAAGATGTCGTCCCTGTTTGAGAGTTTACAGGACGCATGGAGAGAGGATTTATTGGCAACTCAGGACTTTCAGCGCAGTAATAGGGGTCTTTGTATGTCACTGGCTGCCATGTTGGACCATCTTAAGAGCAGAAGACAACAGTTAGGGACTGTCAGTACACTGCTGCACCAACAGATGTTAAACTTTAGCAAACGACTGGGAGATAAAGCGACTGTAGAGCAGCAGATCTGA